A stretch of Lactiplantibacillus brownii DNA encodes these proteins:
- a CDS encoding metallophosphoesterase family protein encodes MKFIHAADLHLDTPFQGLTDLPTALQTQIMRAPIDSLNRLVDLAIDEAVDFVLLVGDLFDQAQQSVQAQAALMLALERLNDAEIPVILSFGNHDFQPDDADWHFPANVHAFGSQVETVTLTTAQQTKVAITGFSYAQRWLTTPMIDQFPMKTSSADYQIGMWHGQTGVAGDHYAPFKVSELLGKHYDYWALGHIHQRQELNAVPPIDYPGNLQGRQRNETGAKGCLLVSSTADHQLRPVFKPLATILWQDWTPTLSGEVSRSALLAQLTDQLNAAMTTPTQLVSITLPETCTLTTAANLALTQGTLLRQLQQATTGETWWPVDLQLAQTTSAPATLSFGEDGATWQAVGQQVISSAKVAEIADRLLDEDFLNRALLETLTPDQWQQQVRQLLTDHYQLTTQKDGSTNAD; translated from the coding sequence ATGAAATTTATTCATGCTGCGGATTTACATTTAGATACCCCATTTCAAGGGCTAACGGATCTCCCAACGGCGTTGCAAACGCAGATCATGCGCGCGCCGATCGACAGTCTGAATCGGTTGGTCGATTTAGCAATCGATGAAGCCGTTGATTTCGTCCTGTTGGTAGGAGATCTGTTTGATCAAGCCCAACAAAGTGTGCAAGCACAAGCCGCCTTAATGTTGGCGCTAGAACGATTAAACGATGCCGAAATTCCGGTCATTTTATCTTTTGGTAATCATGATTTTCAACCAGATGACGCTGACTGGCATTTTCCAGCTAATGTCCATGCTTTCGGGTCACAAGTGGAAACCGTCACGCTGACCACGGCCCAGCAAACAAAAGTGGCGATTACTGGTTTTAGTTACGCCCAACGGTGGCTAACGACACCGATGATTGACCAGTTTCCAATGAAGACGTCTTCAGCAGACTATCAGATTGGCATGTGGCATGGTCAAACTGGTGTTGCTGGGGACCATTATGCGCCGTTTAAGGTCAGCGAGTTATTAGGAAAGCATTATGACTATTGGGCACTCGGCCATATTCATCAACGACAAGAATTAAATGCCGTGCCGCCGATTGACTATCCAGGCAATTTGCAAGGTCGTCAACGCAATGAAACTGGTGCTAAAGGCTGTTTACTGGTGTCGAGTACTGCTGATCATCAATTACGACCGGTCTTTAAACCATTAGCGACAATTCTATGGCAGGATTGGACGCCGACGCTTAGTGGCGAGGTTTCACGTTCGGCCTTGCTGGCACAGTTAACAGATCAGCTTAATGCAGCCATGACGACACCAACGCAATTAGTCAGTATCACGTTGCCGGAAACTTGTACCTTGACCACGGCGGCTAATTTAGCCTTGACGCAGGGTACCTTGTTACGACAATTACAGCAAGCAACGACTGGGGAAACTTGGTGGCCGGTTGATTTACAATTGGCTCAGACAACCAGTGCGCCGGCCACGCTTAGTTTTGGCGAGGATGGTGCAACTTGGCAAGCTGTTGGACAGCAAGTCATTAGTTCAGCTAAAGTTGCTGAAATTGCGGATCGACTGCTTGATGAGGATTTCTTAAATCGGGCGTTGTTGGAAACGCTGACCCCTGATCAATGGCAGCAACAAGTTCGGCAGTTGTTAACTGATCACTATCAGTTAACAACGCAAAAGGATGGGTCGACTAATGCAGATTAG
- a CDS encoding ATP-binding protein, with the protein MQISKIEIAGFGKFHDQTFELSAGLQVIYGANETGKSTLRAFILGMLFGFPTRRQLIARYEPKQTTQYGGALELVVSGQRYRLTRLGDQAATLLNLTTQESQPLSLLDQWLAPYDETSYKQLFTFNQAELTALKTLSATDLNTQLQQVGTRGSVTWRETANELRASADELYKPRGRKPALNQALKQYQTLKQQVQTAQQHYPEYQQLQAQIQQLAADKSRLTRELTSDAAEQQRLAELRNQWPVYQQIQQLKAIQPEQGTLSPATVAQYDQLVQTQTDLQHSLASAREQLTQQPVDTASKGVIGFYVGHQAQFDDLERHLPALQQNLGRYQTLSSQVDAAQATYDQQLADHPELTASLSPNKQAAVATLRATLQAGPNATTSRQARQTKTVGQIAGVDWRLIAGGIGLVAGIVLPLGAFKWVLMLAGLGLLGWFGWEQLGTGTSSDIKQAEPALVAQLTAAGFAPDLDRAAASQQLAALANLQQAQAVVTSAQQQLAAQAATVWQALKPYQFAADWVPVDESQLATSVDRVTTFFETMRQKLQTERLSGADFAFTQRQVQQLTTQHQAVAQKLQALAAEQHYVDVAALADAISAQAAAQTSAASLQKLTAQLTSAELTALQKFDSLSALQAEIAAVRAQATTAQATLTQQTAALVTAQTQLQRLTEDGRYTALRQQQANQQTEITVMARQWVTRQLGAAWIDQTLKQLTNQQLPAILSQATSYFVQLTGERYNEIKLVAEALVLTTTTGTEFAVAELSTATKEQLYLALRLALIVHLGEQAQLPIMIDDGFVNFDDQRRQVAWQLLEKVAATHQLLYFTNEKAALTQLSAAGIYQLT; encoded by the coding sequence ATGCAGATTAGCAAAATTGAAATTGCAGGTTTTGGTAAGTTTCATGATCAAACATTTGAGCTATCCGCTGGCTTGCAAGTTATTTATGGTGCCAATGAAACGGGCAAATCAACCTTACGGGCTTTTATTTTAGGCATGTTGTTTGGTTTTCCAACTCGTCGACAGTTGATTGCGCGCTACGAGCCTAAACAAACGACCCAATACGGTGGCGCACTTGAATTAGTGGTCAGTGGGCAGCGTTATCGTTTGACCCGGTTAGGTGATCAGGCGGCCACGTTACTAAATTTAACGACGCAGGAATCACAACCATTATCATTACTGGATCAGTGGCTAGCACCATATGATGAAACGAGTTATAAGCAATTATTTACCTTTAATCAAGCCGAGCTCACCGCGCTGAAAACGTTAAGTGCGACTGATTTGAATACACAATTACAACAAGTTGGGACAAGGGGCAGTGTTACCTGGCGTGAAACCGCCAATGAGTTGCGGGCGTCAGCAGATGAGTTGTACAAGCCTCGTGGCCGTAAGCCTGCGTTGAATCAAGCTTTAAAACAATATCAAACGTTGAAGCAACAAGTTCAAACGGCACAACAGCACTATCCAGAATATCAACAATTACAGGCGCAGATTCAACAGTTAGCAGCGGATAAAAGTCGCTTGACCCGAGAATTGACGAGTGATGCCGCTGAACAACAGCGGTTAGCGGAGTTACGCAATCAGTGGCCAGTGTATCAACAAATCCAGCAGTTAAAAGCTATCCAGCCGGAGCAAGGGACCTTGTCACCAGCTACAGTGGCGCAATATGACCAACTAGTGCAGACACAAACGGATTTGCAACACAGTTTGGCAAGTGCGCGTGAACAGTTGACACAACAGCCAGTGGACACCGCGTCTAAAGGCGTCATCGGGTTTTACGTTGGGCATCAAGCGCAATTTGATGACTTGGAACGTCATTTGCCAGCGCTACAACAAAACTTAGGACGCTATCAAACGTTGTCCAGTCAAGTTGACGCTGCTCAGGCGACCTATGACCAACAGTTGGCCGACCATCCAGAATTGACCGCAAGTTTGTCACCTAACAAACAAGCCGCGGTGGCAACCTTACGGGCAACACTCCAAGCCGGTCCAAATGCGACCACGTCACGTCAAGCACGACAGACAAAGACGGTTGGTCAAATTGCCGGTGTGGATTGGCGCTTAATTGCTGGTGGGATTGGTTTAGTCGCTGGTATCGTGTTGCCATTGGGTGCCTTTAAGTGGGTTCTGATGCTGGCTGGCCTAGGGTTACTTGGTTGGTTTGGCTGGGAACAGCTTGGTACAGGGACGTCATCAGACATCAAGCAAGCAGAACCAGCGCTGGTTGCTCAATTGACTGCGGCTGGATTTGCTCCCGACTTGGATCGTGCAGCAGCGAGCCAACAATTAGCAGCACTGGCCAATTTGCAGCAAGCTCAAGCGGTCGTGACTAGCGCACAACAACAGCTAGCCGCGCAAGCTGCAACCGTTTGGCAAGCTCTGAAGCCGTATCAATTTGCGGCGGATTGGGTCCCCGTTGATGAAAGTCAATTGGCAACCAGTGTTGACCGTGTCACGACCTTTTTTGAGACCATGCGTCAAAAGTTACAGACTGAACGATTGTCAGGTGCAGATTTTGCTTTCACGCAACGTCAAGTCCAACAATTGACCACGCAACATCAAGCGGTCGCGCAAAAATTACAAGCTTTAGCGGCAGAGCAGCACTATGTCGATGTGGCGGCACTGGCGGATGCGATTAGTGCGCAAGCAGCAGCGCAGACGAGTGCGGCGAGCTTACAGAAATTAACCGCACAATTAACTAGTGCTGAGTTAACGGCATTGCAAAAATTTGATAGTTTATCGGCGTTGCAAGCCGAGATTGCGGCAGTCCGCGCACAGGCGACCACTGCCCAAGCGACTTTGACACAACAAACCGCGGCATTAGTCACCGCGCAGACGCAATTACAGCGTTTAACGGAGGATGGCCGCTATACCGCACTACGGCAACAGCAGGCCAACCAGCAAACGGAGATTACTGTGATGGCCCGACAATGGGTCACGCGACAATTAGGTGCGGCCTGGATCGATCAAACTTTAAAACAGCTCACTAATCAACAATTACCCGCAATTTTATCGCAGGCAACGAGTTATTTCGTGCAACTGACGGGAGAGCGGTATAATGAGATTAAATTAGTCGCGGAGGCGTTAGTGTTAACGACCACAACGGGTACTGAGTTTGCGGTGGCCGAATTATCGACAGCGACCAAAGAACAGCTTTATCTCGCGTTGCGATTGGCCTTGATCGTGCATCTCGGTGAGCAGGCCCAATTGCCAATTATGATTGATGATGGTTTCGTGAACTTTGATGACCAACGACGTCAAGTTGCATGGCAACTATTGGAAAAAGTGGCAGCGACCCATCAGTTGTTGTATTTTACGAATGAAAAGGCTGCCTTGACTCAGCTATCGGCGGCTGGGATTTACCAATTGACTTAA
- a CDS encoding 3'-5' exoribonuclease YhaM family protein: MAKKLFDYQLDETVDGFFLLKDSEVRIAKNGKKFLAINFQDTSGEISGKFWDANDQDVAHFQAGQIVHLKGKRENYQGNPQIKIQQMRLTQSGEPQDVQQFVEHAPMNTAAMEEELNQFVFEITEPNWNRIVRHLLTHFHDAFFSYPAAKKNHHAFAGGLAFHTLSILRLAKAVADEYPHVNRPLLYAGAILHDMGKTIEMSGPVSTTYTLAGNLIGHIVLIDEQIVKACQQLKIDDQAESVLILRHMILAHHGLLEYGSPVRPHVMEAEILHQLDELDASIQMMQTSIDHAEPGSFTERLFAMDGRNFYRPTHDETKGDLPQ, encoded by the coding sequence ATGGCAAAAAAATTATTTGATTATCAATTAGATGAAACGGTAGATGGTTTCTTCCTATTAAAAGATTCAGAAGTTCGCATCGCTAAAAATGGCAAGAAGTTTTTAGCAATCAATTTTCAAGATACTTCCGGTGAAATTTCGGGAAAATTTTGGGATGCAAATGATCAAGATGTTGCGCACTTTCAAGCGGGACAGATTGTCCATTTGAAGGGTAAACGGGAAAATTATCAAGGAAATCCCCAAATTAAGATTCAACAAATGCGCTTAACACAATCGGGAGAGCCACAGGATGTCCAACAATTCGTGGAGCACGCTCCGATGAATACTGCCGCGATGGAAGAAGAACTTAATCAATTTGTTTTCGAAATTACGGAGCCAAATTGGAATCGAATTGTCCGGCATTTATTGACGCACTTTCATGATGCATTCTTTAGTTATCCAGCTGCGAAAAAGAATCATCATGCGTTTGCAGGTGGGCTGGCTTTTCACACGTTATCAATTTTACGGTTAGCCAAGGCAGTGGCGGATGAGTATCCACATGTCAACCGACCACTCTTGTATGCAGGAGCCATTCTGCACGATATGGGTAAAACGATTGAAATGTCCGGCCCGGTTTCAACCACTTACACGCTGGCAGGAAATCTTATCGGTCATATTGTCTTGATTGATGAGCAGATTGTTAAGGCTTGTCAGCAGCTCAAAATTGATGACCAAGCGGAATCAGTTTTAATTTTACGGCACATGATTTTAGCCCATCACGGCTTGCTAGAATATGGGTCACCGGTTCGACCACATGTGATGGAAGCAGAAATTTTACATCAATTAGATGAACTAGATGCTTCGATTCAAATGATGCAAACCTCGATTGACCATGCCGAACCAGGGAGCTTTACGGAACGGCTCTTTGCAATGGACGGTCGGAATTTCTATCGTCCCACTCATGATGAAACTAAAGGGGATCTACCACAATAA